From the genome of Edaphobacter dinghuensis, one region includes:
- the infB gene encoding translation initiation factor IF-2, protein MSKVRINDLARELEVKSRPILDALEAIGITGKTHSSSIEADQAEKVRNYFNGGNRTASASKLQADVKPKIDLSKISKPGDALKAILERKQAEAAAKAAPPRPTAVVAAPPPTAHAAPVASRPATPAVSISASAAAAPAPTPATPPAPRRIVPQPRQAANIITPAAPAAPAIASKPPVGPVIAKPPVAAHVPTPPVAVAPPVVVASPAAKPAAATPPVAVVAPPVVVAPPAAVPPAPAPEPAVAPAVAATVAASEAPAEAAAAPPAPAAPAGPPPRRVIMPQTGPRPIYTAPPVAPGAPARSRPIFERPRPQAPGAPGSRPPSLAPGARRPMHPTRSYPGGPGGPGGAPGRPGFAPGGARPGFGARPGFGARPGGAPGAAPGLPGPGEKPGMRPAARPASRRGGQRYEKTKEGPMKGFQPPSRFGGAQIPREPVPITKTITVTEGISVKDLAEKLDVRGKDLIATLLMRGVFVTVNQSLEGELVKDVARQFGADAQVISVEEQLENEAIEGFLEDTTGMAEIARSPVVTVMGHVDHGKTSLLDAIRSTDVASGEAGGITQHIGAYKVHVTKPDSPAFGREIVFLDTPGHEAFTRMRARGAKVTDIVVVVVAADDGVMPQTLEAIDHARAAKVPIIVAVNKIDKPEANPQKVIQQLASRGLQPSNQGGDTEFVEVSAKKRIGLDLLEEMICLVADISAPKAVPDRPAVGTVIEAKLDRGRGAVASILVQNGTLRTGDSYIVGNTFGKIRAMFDDRGRSITEAGPSTPVEILGLEGMPDAGDTFLVMADRDKAKGIAQYRKMKEREAQLAKSSRVSLEGLAEQIKQAGMKDLNLILKGDVQGSVEVLADSLERMSTEKVRVRVLHSGVGAITESDVLLASASNAVIIGFNVRPDRKAAEIAERENVEIRLHSIIYELQDQITKAMYGLLEPVYKENYAGRAEVLQVFKITKVGQIAGCRVTDGLIRRDAQVRVLRDGTELWKGKIASLKRVKDDVAEVRQGVECGIDLAGFKDIKAGDIIESFTTETLAAELGQNSAAARKAEKAAAEAAAATANETSVNA, encoded by the coding sequence ATGAGCAAAGTTCGAATCAATGATCTGGCACGAGAACTGGAAGTAAAGAGCAGGCCGATTCTCGATGCGCTTGAAGCGATCGGCATTACTGGAAAGACGCACTCCAGCTCGATCGAGGCCGATCAGGCTGAGAAAGTACGCAACTACTTCAACGGTGGAAACCGCACCGCGAGCGCGAGTAAGCTACAGGCCGACGTCAAGCCGAAGATCGACCTCTCCAAGATCTCCAAGCCTGGCGATGCGCTCAAGGCGATCCTCGAGCGCAAGCAGGCCGAGGCTGCTGCCAAGGCTGCGCCTCCGCGCCCCACGGCTGTCGTAGCCGCGCCTCCGCCCACTGCTCATGCTGCACCGGTGGCATCGCGACCGGCGACTCCTGCGGTTTCCATCTCTGCCTCGGCTGCTGCTGCACCAGCGCCAACTCCGGCTACACCGCCTGCGCCGCGCCGCATCGTCCCGCAACCCCGTCAGGCGGCGAACATTATCACTCCCGCGGCCCCTGCCGCTCCGGCGATTGCAAGCAAGCCTCCGGTTGGCCCGGTGATCGCGAAGCCTCCTGTCGCGGCTCATGTACCGACACCGCCTGTGGCTGTCGCGCCTCCGGTTGTGGTTGCGTCTCCTGCTGCGAAGCCCGCGGCAGCAACGCCACCCGTGGCGGTTGTTGCTCCCCCGGTCGTCGTCGCCCCACCCGCTGCTGTCCCACCGGCTCCTGCGCCGGAACCGGCCGTTGCTCCCGCCGTCGCTGCTACCGTTGCCGCCTCAGAGGCTCCGGCCGAGGCCGCTGCTGCTCCTCCGGCTCCGGCCGCGCCTGCTGGCCCTCCGCCACGTCGCGTCATCATGCCGCAGACCGGTCCGCGCCCCATTTATACCGCGCCGCCAGTCGCTCCCGGAGCACCGGCTCGCAGCCGTCCCATCTTTGAGCGTCCGCGTCCACAGGCTCCCGGTGCTCCCGGTTCTCGTCCACCGTCACTCGCTCCTGGCGCGCGTCGGCCTATGCACCCGACGCGCAGCTATCCCGGTGGTCCTGGCGGTCCCGGCGGAGCACCCGGACGCCCCGGCTTTGCCCCCGGAGGAGCGCGTCCCGGTTTCGGTGCCCGTCCTGGCTTTGGCGCACGTCCCGGCGGAGCTCCCGGTGCCGCTCCTGGTTTGCCCGGTCCGGGTGAGAAGCCCGGAATGCGTCCGGCAGCGCGGCCAGCATCACGGCGCGGCGGCCAGCGCTACGAGAAGACCAAAGAAGGCCCGATGAAGGGCTTCCAGCCGCCATCACGTTTTGGCGGCGCGCAGATTCCCCGCGAGCCGGTGCCGATCACCAAGACCATCACCGTCACTGAGGGCATCAGCGTTAAAGACCTCGCAGAAAAGCTGGATGTTCGCGGTAAGGACCTCATCGCAACGCTGCTGATGCGCGGCGTCTTCGTCACCGTCAACCAGTCGCTCGAAGGCGAGCTGGTCAAGGACGTCGCGCGCCAGTTCGGCGCCGACGCGCAGGTCATCTCCGTTGAAGAGCAGTTGGAAAACGAGGCCATCGAAGGCTTCCTCGAAGACACCACCGGCATGGCCGAGATCGCCCGTTCGCCGGTCGTTACGGTCATGGGCCACGTCGACCACGGTAAGACCTCGCTGCTCGACGCCATCCGCTCCACCGACGTCGCCTCTGGCGAAGCCGGCGGCATCACGCAGCACATCGGAGCCTACAAGGTCCACGTCACCAAGCCCGACTCTCCCGCCTTCGGTCGCGAGATCGTCTTCCTCGATACACCCGGTCACGAGGCCTTCACCCGCATGCGTGCTCGCGGAGCCAAGGTCACCGACATCGTTGTTGTGGTTGTCGCGGCAGATGACGGCGTTATGCCTCAGACGCTTGAGGCGATCGACCACGCCCGCGCTGCCAAGGTGCCGATCATCGTTGCCGTCAACAAGATCGACAAGCCCGAAGCGAATCCGCAAAAGGTCATCCAGCAGCTTGCCTCTCGTGGCCTCCAGCCCTCCAACCAGGGCGGCGATACCGAGTTCGTCGAGGTCTCGGCGAAGAAGCGCATCGGCCTCGATCTGCTCGAAGAGATGATCTGCCTGGTGGCCGACATCAGCGCGCCCAAGGCTGTTCCCGATCGTCCTGCCGTCGGAACCGTCATCGAAGCCAAACTCGATCGTGGCCGCGGTGCCGTCGCCAGCATTCTCGTTCAAAACGGAACCTTGCGTACCGGGGACAGCTACATCGTCGGTAACACCTTCGGTAAGATCCGCGCCATGTTCGATGATCGCGGACGCTCCATCACCGAAGCCGGGCCCTCCACACCGGTCGAGATTCTTGGTCTCGAAGGTATGCCCGACGCTGGCGACACCTTCCTGGTTATGGCCGACCGCGACAAGGCCAAGGGCATCGCTCAGTACCGCAAGATGAAGGAGCGCGAGGCGCAGCTCGCCAAGAGCTCCCGCGTCTCGCTCGAGGGCCTTGCCGAACAGATCAAGCAGGCCGGCATGAAGGACCTGAACCTGATCCTCAAGGGCGATGTGCAGGGTTCAGTCGAAGTGTTGGCCGACTCGTTGGAGCGCATGTCGACCGAGAAGGTTCGCGTACGCGTCCTGCACTCCGGCGTCGGCGCCATCACCGAGTCCGACGTGCTGCTCGCGTCCGCATCGAACGCCGTCATCATCGGCTTCAACGTCCGTCCCGACCGCAAGGCCGCAGAGATTGCGGAGCGCGAGAACGTCGAGATTCGTCTGCACTCGATCATCTACGAGCTTCAGGACCAGATCACGAAGGCGATGTATGGCCTGCTCGAACCGGTCTACAAGGAGAACTATGCAGGCCGCGCCGAGGTGTTGCAGGTCTTCAAGATCACCAAGGTCGGCCAGATTGCAGGTTGCCGTGTCACCGACGGCCTTATCCGGCGCGATGCTCAGGTCCGCGTTTTGCGCGATGGCACGGAGCTTTGGAAGGGCAAGATCGCCAGCCTCAAGCGCGTCAAGGATGACGTTGCCGAGGTCCGTCAGGGCGTCGAATGCGGTATCGATCTCGCGGGCTTCAAGGACATCAAGGCAGGCGACATCATCGAGTCCTTCACGACGGAGACGCTCGCTGCTGAACTCGGCCAGAACTCCGCCGCTGCACGCAAGGCCGAGAAGGCCGCAGCCGAAGCCGCCGCTGCAACGGCGAACGAGACTTCGGTCAACGCCTGA
- the nusA gene encoding transcription termination factor NusA, which translates to MASALYQSIEILSRDKGIEPEVVVGAVEDAIALATRKYYRTQENMRAEMDRDTGEIRAYVYKTVVETPEQVEDEVNQMTLEQARELAPEVEVGGELRFYKDTTPLGRIAAQMAKQVIFQKVREAERDTVFNEYNHRAGEVLNATVKRLEPMDIIFDLGKAEARMPKREQSRLEQFAVGERVRVVLLRVDRAAKGPQVIVSRAAPALVQNLFQSEVPEIYDGTVSIKAIAREAGERTKIAVMSRDKDVDPVGACVGMKGMRVQSIIRELRGEKIDIIEFSDEITTFAEKALQPAKVSRVSITDLGEKQIEVIVDDTQLSLAIGKKGQNVRLAAKLLQWKIDIKSEEEKRQEVEQQMQAMSGGPTTAIEQVTELGEAVLEKLIAAGITTVEALADMTPEQLEEVPGIGEKTVEKISVAVRHYFGQYEEGEERPAGQAPVAAEAASENEEAEAETMTRTPEAILAEAAETGTAEEVDDTSSEEIAEAEDEASDAFSDADAREEQIESDNDSVDSLVNDSQEFSDEGIDSDGSDRG; encoded by the coding sequence ATGGCAAGTGCTTTGTATCAATCCATTGAGATTTTAAGCCGGGACAAGGGAATTGAGCCCGAGGTCGTCGTAGGCGCGGTTGAAGACGCCATCGCCCTCGCGACCCGCAAGTACTACAGGACGCAGGAGAACATGCGCGCCGAGATGGACCGCGACACCGGCGAGATCCGCGCCTATGTCTACAAGACCGTCGTCGAGACTCCGGAGCAGGTCGAAGACGAGGTCAACCAGATGACGCTCGAGCAGGCCCGTGAACTCGCGCCCGAGGTCGAGGTTGGCGGCGAACTCCGCTTCTACAAAGACACGACTCCGCTCGGCCGCATCGCCGCGCAGATGGCCAAGCAGGTCATCTTCCAGAAGGTCCGCGAAGCCGAGCGCGACACCGTCTTCAACGAGTACAACCATCGCGCCGGCGAGGTCCTCAACGCCACCGTGAAGCGTCTCGAGCCCATGGACATCATCTTCGATCTGGGCAAGGCCGAAGCCCGCATGCCCAAGCGCGAGCAGTCGCGTCTCGAGCAGTTCGCCGTCGGCGAGCGCGTTCGCGTTGTCCTCCTTCGCGTCGACCGTGCCGCCAAGGGGCCGCAGGTCATCGTCTCCCGCGCCGCTCCGGCGCTGGTGCAGAACCTCTTTCAGTCCGAGGTTCCCGAGATCTACGACGGCACGGTCAGCATCAAGGCTATCGCCCGCGAGGCAGGCGAGCGCACCAAGATCGCCGTCATGAGCCGCGACAAAGACGTCGACCCAGTCGGCGCCTGCGTCGGCATGAAGGGAATGCGCGTGCAGTCGATCATCCGCGAGCTGCGCGGCGAGAAGATCGACATCATCGAGTTCTCGGATGAGATCACTACCTTCGCCGAGAAGGCCTTGCAGCCCGCTAAGGTCAGCCGCGTCTCTATCACCGATCTCGGCGAGAAGCAGATCGAGGTCATCGTCGATGACACTCAGCTCTCGCTCGCCATCGGCAAGAAGGGCCAGAACGTTCGTCTTGCCGCCAAGCTGCTGCAGTGGAAGATCGACATCAAGAGTGAAGAGGAGAAGCGTCAGGAGGTCGAGCAGCAGATGCAGGCCATGTCCGGCGGCCCGACCACGGCCATCGAGCAGGTCACAGAGCTTGGCGAAGCCGTCCTCGAGAAGCTGATCGCCGCTGGCATCACCACGGTAGAAGCACTGGCCGACATGACCCCCGAGCAGCTCGAAGAGGTGCCTGGAATTGGCGAAAAGACCGTAGAAAAGATCTCCGTGGCTGTCCGTCACTACTTCGGCCAGTACGAAGAGGGCGAGGAGCGGCCTGCCGGTCAAGCTCCCGTAGCTGCCGAAGCTGCATCTGAAAACGAAGAAGCGGAGGCAGAGACTATGACCAGGACTCCAGAGGCAATTCTGGCGGAAGCAGCCGAGACCGGCACTGCTGAAGAGGTGGACGATACCTCTTCGGAAGAGATTGCCGAAGCCGAAGATGAGGCAAGCGACGCATTCAGCGATGCGGACGCTCGCGAAGAGCAGATTGAGTCAGACAACGACAGTGTGGATTCTCTGGTGAACGACAGCCAGGAGTTCTCTGACGAAGGTATCGATAGCGATGGATCAGACCGTGGCTAG
- the rimP gene encoding ribosome maturation factor RimP produces MSLKLDTIRAAAQRVAASHNLDIVDIEFQGGGKFRTLRIFVEKNAEERARLAETANPDELPKGVPVEMLSGVTHEDCAQFAQDFGTVLDVEDLILGAEYTLEVSSPGLERKLYGAGDFTRFQGSLVKIQTFTPINNNRQWQGRLVKFADNTATVDLSAMKQKGKAKKAVTEQTVDIPLANIEKANLVAEI; encoded by the coding sequence ATGTCGTTGAAACTGGATACAATTCGAGCCGCCGCACAGCGTGTCGCCGCGTCGCACAACCTCGACATCGTCGATATCGAGTTTCAGGGCGGCGGCAAGTTCCGCACGCTCCGCATCTTTGTCGAAAAGAACGCGGAGGAGCGTGCCCGGTTGGCTGAGACGGCGAATCCCGACGAATTGCCCAAGGGGGTTCCGGTGGAGATGCTCTCAGGGGTAACCCACGAGGATTGTGCCCAGTTCGCCCAGGACTTCGGCACCGTGCTCGACGTCGAAGACCTCATTCTCGGCGCCGAGTACACGCTCGAAGTCTCTTCTCCGGGGCTCGAGCGCAAACTGTATGGGGCAGGGGACTTCACCCGGTTTCAAGGCAGTCTGGTGAAGATTCAGACATTTACGCCGATCAATAACAATCGGCAATGGCAGGGCAGGCTGGTCAAATTCGCCGACAATACGGCGACCGTCGACCTCTCCGCCATGAAGCAAAAGGGCAAGGCAAAGAAGGCCGTAACCGAGCAAACCGTCGATATTCCCTTGGCGAATATCGAAAAGGCAAACCTGGTCGCGGAGATCTAA
- a CDS encoding TIGR03435 family protein — MKFFRTGRIMRGSYLLAVIVGLMSMFFACGQDKPQDRPDRTFDVAAIRRSDPNVRNGYIKAMPGGNGYSAQNVPVKLMISLMYKVPMRQIKGAPEWLATDGYDVQAKSDHASNIDDLHVMFQNLLADRFNLKFHKEIKEGPVYALMVDKSGSKLKVDESPQDFSIPMNDNEDDVTVGKRVNMEYFCWWLGRVLHQDERPVIDRTGLTQSYDFTLSFAPVLPPNVSQEKLPNGLLDRPSIFDALKEQLGLKLVAEKGPVVYYVIDHVERPSAN, encoded by the coding sequence ATGAAGTTCTTCAGAACTGGACGGATTATGCGCGGTTCGTACCTTTTGGCTGTGATCGTTGGCCTGATGAGCATGTTTTTCGCCTGTGGCCAGGACAAACCTCAAGACAGGCCGGACCGGACCTTCGACGTGGCGGCGATCAGGCGCTCTGATCCGAACGTGCGTAACGGGTATATCAAGGCGATGCCGGGAGGCAACGGGTATTCGGCGCAGAACGTTCCGGTCAAGCTGATGATCAGCCTGATGTACAAGGTGCCTATGCGCCAGATCAAGGGCGCGCCGGAGTGGCTTGCTACGGATGGCTACGATGTCCAGGCCAAGTCTGACCATGCATCCAACATTGACGATCTGCATGTGATGTTTCAGAATCTGCTGGCCGACCGGTTCAACCTGAAGTTCCACAAAGAGATCAAGGAAGGCCCGGTTTATGCGCTGATGGTGGACAAATCAGGGTCGAAGTTGAAGGTCGACGAGAGTCCGCAGGATTTTTCCATCCCAATGAATGACAACGAGGATGACGTCACAGTCGGCAAGAGGGTCAATATGGAGTACTTCTGCTGGTGGCTGGGTCGGGTGCTCCACCAAGATGAGCGGCCGGTGATCGACAGGACCGGGCTGACCCAGAGCTACGATTTCACCCTGTCGTTTGCCCCGGTGCTACCGCCCAATGTCTCGCAAGAGAAGCTTCCAAACGGGTTACTGGATCGTCCGTCGATCTTTGACGCCTTGAAAGAGCAGCTTGGTCTAAAGTTAGTGGCCGAGAAAGGGCCGGTGGTGTATTACGTGATCGACCATGTCGAGCGGCCGTCGGCGAATTAG
- a CDS encoding alpha/beta fold hydrolase produces the protein MQRREFLAYAGLAMSTVAVLPTFAQPTQPLGSIMPNKKSGFAPVNGLQMYYEIHGDGEPLVLLHGGVQASEAFGPNLPALAKSRQVIAVHLQGHGHTKDIDRPLRFESMADDIAALIAYLKLGKTDLLGYSLGGGVALQTVIRHPASVKRLIVVSASMAQDASYPEVNAAFDQMGLHAAQIAQNIKGSPLGKLYPEVNWESLLRKIGEMESQNFDWSAQVKQIQSPTELIFADADSIRPEHIVVFYEALGGGKRDAGLDGSLRSVARLGIVPGATHYNILSTIMVAEMVQPFLAQAI, from the coding sequence ATGCAAAGAAGAGAATTCCTTGCCTATGCAGGCCTGGCAATGAGCACAGTGGCCGTCCTTCCTACATTTGCGCAACCTACACAGCCTTTAGGGTCAATTATGCCAAATAAGAAATCAGGTTTTGCTCCGGTCAATGGTTTGCAGATGTATTACGAGATTCATGGCGATGGGGAACCGCTGGTGCTGTTGCACGGTGGAGTTCAAGCGAGTGAGGCATTCGGTCCCAATCTGCCCGCGCTTGCCAAATCGAGGCAGGTGATTGCCGTGCACCTGCAGGGGCACGGGCACACGAAAGATATCGACCGGCCTCTTCGGTTTGAATCCATGGCCGACGATATCGCTGCACTCATCGCGTATCTGAAACTCGGGAAAACGGATCTTCTGGGTTATTCATTGGGTGGCGGCGTTGCCCTGCAGACGGTGATTCGACACCCGGCATCGGTAAAACGGCTGATTGTGGTATCGGCGTCCATGGCGCAAGACGCCTCATACCCGGAGGTGAATGCAGCATTTGACCAGATGGGCCTGCATGCTGCGCAGATCGCGCAGAATATTAAAGGATCGCCGCTCGGCAAGCTCTATCCAGAGGTGAACTGGGAGAGTCTGCTTCGCAAGATCGGCGAGATGGAATCACAAAATTTCGACTGGTCGGCGCAGGTAAAACAGATTCAATCGCCTACAGAACTCATCTTTGCTGATGCTGATTCCATTCGTCCTGAGCATATCGTGGTGTTCTATGAAGCTCTCGGTGGGGGCAAGCGCGATGCAGGACTGGACGGTTCTCTACGTTCGGTAGCCCGGCTCGGTATCGTGCCGGGAGCGACACACTACAACATCCTCTCCACAATAATGGTTGCAGAGATGGTCCAGCCCTTTCTCGCTCAGGCCATATAG
- the guaB gene encoding IMP dehydrogenase: MIISPIPEALTFDDVLLVPAYSDIIPTQVSTQTQLTRNIVLNTPLVSAAMDTVTESRLAIAMAQQGGLGVVHRNLSIEQQAGEIDKVKRSESGMIVDPVTIDPEQTIAAALEVMRRYKISGVPVTKNKKLVGILTNRDLRFVSRTDLTIDSVMTKNNLITVPVGTTLEQAEQILHQHRVEKLLVVNDDYELKGLITVKDIQKKLKYPNASKDSQGRLRVAGAIGATGDFLERAAELVKARVDALAIDSAHGHSSRVLEAVAAVKKQFPDVDLMAGNIATYEGALALIKAGADAIKVGIGPGSICTTRMVTGAGMPQITAISEAYRAASEHGVPVIADGGIKYSGDVAKAIAAGASVVMIGSLFAGVDESPGETILYQGRSFKAYRGMGSLSAMSQGSGERYFQGKDDIDGAASTEKPDLTAREGSSQNRLSKFVPEGIEGRVPHRGPLEAMVYQLVGGLRSGMGYLGCSTITDLQKNARFIRISNAGLRESHVHDVIITREAPNYHVE; the protein is encoded by the coding sequence ATGATTATTTCCCCGATTCCTGAAGCCCTCACCTTCGATGACGTTCTCCTCGTTCCGGCCTATAGCGACATCATCCCGACCCAGGTAAGCACACAGACGCAACTGACCAGGAACATCGTTCTGAATACACCGCTGGTCTCCGCGGCAATGGATACGGTAACCGAGTCGCGTCTGGCCATTGCCATGGCGCAGCAGGGAGGGCTGGGAGTCGTACACCGCAATCTCAGCATCGAGCAACAGGCAGGAGAGATCGACAAGGTCAAGCGGTCGGAGAGCGGGATGATCGTCGATCCGGTGACCATCGACCCGGAGCAGACAATTGCTGCAGCGCTGGAGGTAATGCGGCGATACAAGATCTCGGGCGTGCCGGTGACGAAGAACAAGAAACTGGTCGGCATTCTGACCAACCGTGACCTGCGTTTTGTATCGCGCACCGATCTGACCATCGATTCGGTCATGACGAAGAACAACCTCATTACGGTTCCGGTGGGAACGACGCTGGAGCAGGCAGAGCAGATCCTGCATCAGCACCGTGTGGAGAAGCTGTTGGTCGTCAACGACGACTATGAGCTGAAGGGCCTGATCACGGTCAAGGACATTCAAAAGAAGCTGAAGTACCCCAATGCGTCGAAGGACAGCCAGGGCAGGCTGCGGGTGGCGGGTGCGATTGGAGCGACGGGAGATTTTCTGGAGCGCGCTGCGGAGCTGGTAAAGGCTCGCGTGGATGCTCTGGCGATTGACTCCGCACACGGACACTCTTCGCGCGTTCTCGAAGCGGTTGCTGCGGTGAAGAAGCAGTTCCCCGACGTCGATTTGATGGCAGGCAATATCGCCACCTACGAGGGTGCGCTGGCGCTCATCAAGGCCGGAGCCGATGCAATCAAGGTCGGGATTGGACCGGGCTCGATCTGCACAACGCGCATGGTGACGGGCGCGGGCATGCCACAGATTACAGCCATCTCGGAGGCATATCGTGCCGCTAGCGAGCATGGGGTTCCAGTGATTGCCGATGGTGGGATCAAGTACTCGGGCGACGTGGCGAAGGCAATTGCCGCAGGCGCAAGCGTGGTGATGATCGGCTCTCTGTTTGCCGGGGTGGATGAGAGCCCGGGCGAGACGATTCTGTATCAGGGCCGGTCGTTTAAGGCGTATCGCGGGATGGGTTCGCTGTCAGCGATGTCGCAGGGTTCGGGCGAGAGGTACTTCCAGGGCAAGGACGATATCGATGGAGCAGCGAGCACGGAGAAGCCTGACCTGACGGCGCGTGAGGGTTCCTCGCAAAATCGGTTGTCGAAGTTTGTTCCTGAAGGAATCGAAGGGCGTGTGCCTCACCGCGGGCCGCTGGAGGCGATGGTTTATCAGTTAGTGGGTGGATTGCGGTCGGGCATGGGTTATCTGGGATGCTCGACCATTACGGACCTCCAGAAAAATGCGCGGTTTATCCGGATATCTAACGCCGGACTGCGCGAGAGCCATGTGCACGACGTGATCATTACCCGGGAAGCTCCGAACTATCATGTCGAGTAG
- a CDS encoding VanZ family protein codes for MRDSQASKVGTAGPTLPMAWLPAVFGLVVISVESTALMRGANTGRWLTDLCESVWGYSDGSTIATANIVLRKIGHFIGYGTLGLLFRRGWYASLRRRWMGTRSDLRAAAMALAVLSTLLVASLDEWHQSFLFGRVSSPYDVLLDTTGAILFNLAMLKFLAWRRTRMVG; via the coding sequence ATGAGAGATTCACAAGCCTCGAAGGTGGGAACGGCCGGGCCTACGCTGCCGATGGCATGGCTGCCGGCGGTTTTTGGATTGGTGGTGATTTCGGTGGAGTCCACGGCGCTGATGCGTGGCGCTAACACGGGTCGATGGCTGACGGATCTGTGCGAGTCGGTCTGGGGATATTCCGATGGATCGACGATCGCGACGGCAAATATCGTCCTGCGAAAGATCGGGCACTTCATTGGTTATGGAACGCTGGGCCTGCTGTTTCGCAGAGGATGGTACGCCAGCCTGCGCCGTCGATGGATGGGAACACGGAGCGACCTGCGTGCCGCGGCAATGGCATTGGCAGTGCTGAGCACGCTTCTGGTAGCGAGCCTTGATGAGTGGCATCAGTCATTTCTGTTCGGGCGCGTGAGCAGCCCGTACGATGTGCTGCTCGATACCACCGGCGCCATCCTGTTCAATCTGGCAATGCTGAAGTTTCTGGCCTGGAGGCGAACCCGCATGGTTGGGTAG
- a CDS encoding GNAT family N-acetyltransferase, whose product MPVATQLEILDLRHFSARQLRPLLESEAEVWQQRLRWNYRGSTELLLQYLDSRILPGFVALDRGRICGFTFCVYEGNKAVVGDAYAVAADHRQALHITHTLLQALLDLLLHSPGIHRIESQLLLYDAGSVDQSFRETGFTLYPRLFMEYNFEPAASAAPSSNPVLPQNIEMCRWSPDYYQAAAELIHEAYAGHIDARINDQYCSLHGSLRFLHNIVRFPGCGVFDATSSWILLDTRTEALIGMVLCSHVADDVAHITQLCIARNMRGHQLGRTLLKHCMAQLAQSRFNAITLTVTEANHQAVRLYEDLGFFTRHRFEAMVLNKG is encoded by the coding sequence ATGCCTGTCGCTACCCAACTCGAGATTCTCGACCTGCGGCACTTCTCTGCGCGCCAGCTTCGGCCCTTGCTTGAGTCCGAGGCAGAGGTCTGGCAGCAGCGCCTCCGCTGGAACTATCGCGGCTCCACGGAGCTTCTGCTTCAGTATCTTGACTCCCGCATTCTCCCCGGCTTTGTCGCACTCGACCGTGGACGCATCTGCGGCTTTACCTTCTGTGTCTACGAAGGCAACAAGGCAGTCGTTGGCGATGCCTACGCCGTCGCGGCAGATCACCGGCAGGCTCTCCATATCACCCACACCCTGCTGCAGGCTTTGCTTGACCTGCTCCTGCACTCTCCCGGCATCCATCGCATTGAGTCGCAACTGCTCCTCTACGATGCTGGCTCTGTCGACCAGAGCTTCCGTGAGACGGGCTTCACCCTCTACCCGCGCCTCTTCATGGAGTACAACTTCGAGCCCGCCGCCTCTGCCGCACCCTCATCTAACCCGGTCCTTCCGCAAAATATCGAGATGTGTCGATGGTCGCCGGACTACTATCAGGCTGCGGCTGAACTCATCCACGAGGCGTATGCAGGTCACATCGACGCCCGCATCAACGATCAGTACTGCTCGCTCCATGGCTCTCTTCGTTTCTTGCACAACATCGTACGTTTTCCCGGCTGCGGTGTCTTCGACGCCACCAGTTCATGGATACTGCTCGACACTCGCACCGAAGCCCTCATAGGCATGGTGCTCTGCTCGCATGTAGCCGACGACGTTGCCCACATCACCCAGCTTTGCATCGCAAGAAACATGCGCGGCCACCAGCTCGGTCGAACGCTTCTGAAGCACTGCATGGCACAACTCGCACAGTCGAGATTCAATGCCATCACGCTGACCGTCACCGAGGCCAACCATCAGGCCGTCCGGCTCTACGAAGATCTCGGCTTCTTCACCCGCCATCGTTTCGAAGCGATGGTTCTGAACAAAGGCTAA